One window of the Entelurus aequoreus isolate RoL-2023_Sb linkage group LG18, RoL_Eaeq_v1.1, whole genome shotgun sequence genome contains the following:
- the LOC133634020 gene encoding ATPase family AAA domain-containing protein 5-like isoform X3 gives MPNKLKRTKRSLRNSLCGHEEQRQRVEPMPLVLVGATSANSVLACPSKEEAYLTECDRSTNDEVKVATTLVSSSDGRPPPHSEDVTGVRQNLACLTSSSLHSCLMDIQASSPTFPVQTVFATLQRKARERLEDYGRTDEKRKQELESCEKASKRLRSKNVTAVGSCVAMETTEPRVSRLSRTRKLKQQVVAEHKPSHAEMNQPRDVNQNDTGCDNVLWTDKYSPQCAGQLIGNSLQVNKLHSWLKKWKQRADCDERRPAEQIKPNIKSGGTVSTEDSWDCGDFQGEAGSEQPTPCNAMLITGPSGSGKTASVYACARELGFKVFEVNSSSQRCGRQILCQLKEVTQSHLVETAGKDLLKPAYFNNSSKGSSSQRETLAGKLSAPKKVRQKCGRLRRARKESPAAVSLKNFFKMKAKADQLCSLSPSETLEDSPSGSHQTVQQIKKGAMSLILFEEVDVQFEDDVGFLAAIKMFMATTKRPVVLTSNDPTFRKRFSSSLEEVVFKTPSAMHVCSYLQLVCLAEGVKMELDEVQSLHMLTRGDVRRCLLQLQFWVNSVKGLPEEHPCCTNVEGERWIYRSAGCTASMLGLHPVRHLLNPLKLRTIHYTNWRHEQDGLEATGRQPLPLSQSGRQCAARAHNKGSSWTEAHMNKLTESWRRNVPLLYSNLELLVAIRAPLGTAVPTATDAKPPRFRKRMVTGSSLTQKAQKISSYFRATAHQRSGQTAPKAEFQTLNSLAEFFDLMSYLDNTVAAAAPRTREFVWTGADVKDGSLDEMSENEEGWSRNQESLLEIRSTVEGLGCRTEAGTCRREQGDVSWSFTSRPLCDPVVSQRRYRLSRAVLNSRFFSLQGNRQAVCVDYMPALRSISRSSRQQGV, from the exons atgCCAAACAAACTGAAACGAACTAAAAGGAGTCTCCGGAATAGTTTGTGTGGTCATGAAGAGCAACGTCAAAGAGTCGAGCCTATGCCGTTAGTTTTAGTCGGCGCGACATCGGCTAATAGTGTATTAGCATGTCCGTCAAAGGAAGAAGCATACTTGACCGAATGTGACAGGAGCACGAACGACGAGGTTAAAGTCGCAACAACGTTAGTCAGTAGCAGTGATGGACGTCCTCCTCCTCACAGTGAAGATGTTACAGGAGTGAGGCAGAACTTAGCATGTTTAACTTCATCATCTCTGCACAGTTGTTTGATGGACATCCAAGCGTCCAGCCCCACATTCCCGGTGCAGACTGTGTTCGCAACCCTGCAGAGGAAAGCCAGGGAGAGGCTAGAAGATTATGGACGAACAG ATGAGAAGAGGAAACAAGAGTTGGAGAGCTGTGAGAAGGCCTCCAAACGCCTGAGATCTAAGAACGTGACTGCCGTAGGAAGttgcgttgccatggagacgactGAGCCCAGAGTGAGCAGACTGAGTCGCACTCGAAAACTCAAGCAGCAGGTTGTCGCTGAACATAAACCAAGTCACGCAGAAATGAACCAACCAAGGGATGTCAACCAAAACG ATACTGGCTGTGACAATGTGCTGTGGACGGACAAGTACAGTCCTCAGTGTGCTGGTCAACTGATCGGGAATTCTCTCCAAGTAAACAAGTTGCACAG TTGGTTGAAAAAATGGAAACAACGAGCTGACTGCGATGAGAGGAGGCCGGCAGAACAAATCAAACCCAACATAAAGAGCGGCGGGACTGTTTCCACTGAAG ATTCATGGGATTGCGGTGACTTCCAGGGTGAGGCTGGCTCAGAGCAGCCTACGCCGTGTAACGCTATGCTCATAACCGGGCCTTCAGGCAGTGGCAAGACTGCGTCCGTGTACGCTTGCGCTCGGGAGCTTGGCTTTAAG GTGTTTGAGGTGAATTCGTCCTCACAGCGCTGCGGCCGTCAGATTCTGTGTCAACTGAAGGAGGTGACTCAGTCGCACCTGGTGGAGACAGCTGGGAAGGACCTGCTGAAGCCAGCTTACTTTAACAACAGCAGCAAAGGAAGCAGCTCTCAAAGGGAAACTTTAGCAG GAAAATTGTCGGCTCCCAAAAAGGTGAGACAAAAGTGTGGACGCCTCAGACGTGCAAGAAAAGAAAGTCCAGCTGCAGTCTCTTTGAAAAACTTCTTTAAGATGAAGGCCAAAGCAGATCAGCTCTGTAGTTTGTCGCCGTCTGAGACACTAGAGGATTCACCTTCAGGCTCTCATCAAACAGTACAACAGATCAAAAAAGGAGCCATGTCGCTGATTCTCTTCGAGGAG gtTGATGTTCAATTTGAAGATGATGTCGGCTTCCTGGCAGCCATCAAGATGTTCATGGCGACCACTaaaagaccagtggttcttacaTCTAATG ATCCGACTTTTCGAAAGAGATTCAGCAGCAGCTTGGAAGAAGTCGTTTTCAAGACACCGTCGGCT ATGCACGTCTGCAGTTACCTCCAGCTGGTGTGCTTGGCTGAGGGCGTGAAAATGGAATTGGACGAGGTGCAAAGCCTCCACATGCTCACCAGGGGCGACGTCAGGCGTTGTCTCCTCCAGCTGCAGTTCTGGGTGAACAGCGTTAAAGGCCTCCCAGAGGAACATCCATGCT GCACTAATGTAGAGGGGGAACGCTGGATTTACCGTAGTGCAGGCTGCACTGCCAGCATGTTGGGTCTCCACCCTGTCAGACATCTTCTGAACCCTCTAAAG cttcggacaatccactacacaaattggcgtcacgaacaggatggtttagaagcaacaggtcgacagccgctcccgctctctcagtcaggcagacagtgtgctgcacgcgcgcataacaag GGTTCGTCATGGACTGAAGCACACATGAACAAGCTAACTGAGAGCTGGAGAAGAAATGTACCTCTGCTCTACTCCAACCTGGAGCTGCTTGTGGCCATCAGGGCCCCCTTAGGAACAGCTGTCCCCACAGCAACAGACGCCAAGCCACCTCGGTTTAGGAAAAGGATGGTAACAGGCTCCAGTTTGACACAAAAAGCGCAAAAAATCTCCTCATATTTCAGGGCAACAGCACATCAGAGAAGTGGACAAACTGCACCAAAAGCAGAATTTCAAACTTTGAACTCTCTTGCTGAATTCTTTGACCTCATGTCATACTTGGATAACACAGTAGCAGCAGCAGCTCCACGCACAAGAGAGTTTGTTTGGACTGGAGCTGACGTGAAAGATGGCTCGTTGGATGAAATGAGCGAGAATGAAGAAGGATGGAGTCGGAACCAGGAAAGCCTGCTGGAGATTCGGTCAACCGTGGAGGGTTTGGGGTGTCGGACTGAAGCTGGGACATGCAGGCGGGAACAAGGTGACGTGAGTTGGAGCTTCACCAGTCGGCCTCTGTGTGACCCAGT TGTGTCCCAGAGGAGGTACAGGCTGAGCCGGGCAGTGCTGAACAGTCGGTTCTTCAGCCTGCAGGGGAACAGACAGGCGGTATGCGTTGACTACATGCCAGCCCTCCGCTCCATCAGTCGCTCTTCGAGGCAACAAG
- the LOC133634020 gene encoding ATPase family AAA domain-containing protein 5-like isoform X1, producing the protein MPNKLKRTKRSLRNSLCGHEEQRQRVEPMPLVLVGATSANSVLACPSKEEAYLTECDRSTNDEVKVATTLVSSSDGRPPPHSEDVTGVRQNLACLTSSSLHSCLMDIQASSPTFPVQTVFATLQRKARERLEDYGRTDEKRKQELESCEKASKRLRSKNVTAVGSCVAMETTEPRVSRLSRTRKLKQQVVAEHKPSHAEMNQPRDVNQNDTGCDNVLWTDKYSPQCAGQLIGNSLQVNKLHSWLKKWKQRADCDERRPAEQIKPNIKSGGTVSTEDSWDCGDFQGEAGSEQPTPCNAMLITGPSGSGKTASVYACARELGFKVFEVNSSSQRCGRQILCQLKEVTQSHLVETAGKDLLKPAYFNNSSKGSSSQRETLAGKLSAPKKVRQKCGRLRRARKESPAAVSLKNFFKMKAKADQLCSLSPSETLEDSPSGSHQTVQQIKKGAMSLILFEEVDVQFEDDVGFLAAIKMFMATTKRPVVLTSNDPTFRKRFSSSLEEVVFKTPSAMHVCSYLQLVCLAEGVKMELDEVQSLHMLTRGDVRRCLLQLQFWVNSVKGLPEEHPCCTNVEGERWIYRSAGCTASMLGLHPVRHLLNPLKLRTIHYTNWRHEQDGLEATGRQPLPLSQSGRQCAARAHNKGSSWTEAHMNKLTESWRRNVPLLYSNLELLVAIRAPLGTAVPTATDAKPPRFRKRMVTGSSLTQKAQKISSYFRATAHQRSGQTAPKAEFQTLNSLAEFFDLMSYLDNTVAAAAPRTREFVWTGADVKDGSLDEMSENEEGWSRNQESLLEIRSTVEGLGCRTEAGTCRREQGDVSWSFTSRPLCDPVVSQRRYRLSRAVLNSRFFSLQGNRQAVCVDYMPALRSISRSSRQQGDEPVRCLNYLYNLHLGLSKSTLHLMAENFSSKSLANLSKLPH; encoded by the exons atgCCAAACAAACTGAAACGAACTAAAAGGAGTCTCCGGAATAGTTTGTGTGGTCATGAAGAGCAACGTCAAAGAGTCGAGCCTATGCCGTTAGTTTTAGTCGGCGCGACATCGGCTAATAGTGTATTAGCATGTCCGTCAAAGGAAGAAGCATACTTGACCGAATGTGACAGGAGCACGAACGACGAGGTTAAAGTCGCAACAACGTTAGTCAGTAGCAGTGATGGACGTCCTCCTCCTCACAGTGAAGATGTTACAGGAGTGAGGCAGAACTTAGCATGTTTAACTTCATCATCTCTGCACAGTTGTTTGATGGACATCCAAGCGTCCAGCCCCACATTCCCGGTGCAGACTGTGTTCGCAACCCTGCAGAGGAAAGCCAGGGAGAGGCTAGAAGATTATGGACGAACAG ATGAGAAGAGGAAACAAGAGTTGGAGAGCTGTGAGAAGGCCTCCAAACGCCTGAGATCTAAGAACGTGACTGCCGTAGGAAGttgcgttgccatggagacgactGAGCCCAGAGTGAGCAGACTGAGTCGCACTCGAAAACTCAAGCAGCAGGTTGTCGCTGAACATAAACCAAGTCACGCAGAAATGAACCAACCAAGGGATGTCAACCAAAACG ATACTGGCTGTGACAATGTGCTGTGGACGGACAAGTACAGTCCTCAGTGTGCTGGTCAACTGATCGGGAATTCTCTCCAAGTAAACAAGTTGCACAG TTGGTTGAAAAAATGGAAACAACGAGCTGACTGCGATGAGAGGAGGCCGGCAGAACAAATCAAACCCAACATAAAGAGCGGCGGGACTGTTTCCACTGAAG ATTCATGGGATTGCGGTGACTTCCAGGGTGAGGCTGGCTCAGAGCAGCCTACGCCGTGTAACGCTATGCTCATAACCGGGCCTTCAGGCAGTGGCAAGACTGCGTCCGTGTACGCTTGCGCTCGGGAGCTTGGCTTTAAG GTGTTTGAGGTGAATTCGTCCTCACAGCGCTGCGGCCGTCAGATTCTGTGTCAACTGAAGGAGGTGACTCAGTCGCACCTGGTGGAGACAGCTGGGAAGGACCTGCTGAAGCCAGCTTACTTTAACAACAGCAGCAAAGGAAGCAGCTCTCAAAGGGAAACTTTAGCAG GAAAATTGTCGGCTCCCAAAAAGGTGAGACAAAAGTGTGGACGCCTCAGACGTGCAAGAAAAGAAAGTCCAGCTGCAGTCTCTTTGAAAAACTTCTTTAAGATGAAGGCCAAAGCAGATCAGCTCTGTAGTTTGTCGCCGTCTGAGACACTAGAGGATTCACCTTCAGGCTCTCATCAAACAGTACAACAGATCAAAAAAGGAGCCATGTCGCTGATTCTCTTCGAGGAG gtTGATGTTCAATTTGAAGATGATGTCGGCTTCCTGGCAGCCATCAAGATGTTCATGGCGACCACTaaaagaccagtggttcttacaTCTAATG ATCCGACTTTTCGAAAGAGATTCAGCAGCAGCTTGGAAGAAGTCGTTTTCAAGACACCGTCGGCT ATGCACGTCTGCAGTTACCTCCAGCTGGTGTGCTTGGCTGAGGGCGTGAAAATGGAATTGGACGAGGTGCAAAGCCTCCACATGCTCACCAGGGGCGACGTCAGGCGTTGTCTCCTCCAGCTGCAGTTCTGGGTGAACAGCGTTAAAGGCCTCCCAGAGGAACATCCATGCT GCACTAATGTAGAGGGGGAACGCTGGATTTACCGTAGTGCAGGCTGCACTGCCAGCATGTTGGGTCTCCACCCTGTCAGACATCTTCTGAACCCTCTAAAG cttcggacaatccactacacaaattggcgtcacgaacaggatggtttagaagcaacaggtcgacagccgctcccgctctctcagtcaggcagacagtgtgctgcacgcgcgcataacaag GGTTCGTCATGGACTGAAGCACACATGAACAAGCTAACTGAGAGCTGGAGAAGAAATGTACCTCTGCTCTACTCCAACCTGGAGCTGCTTGTGGCCATCAGGGCCCCCTTAGGAACAGCTGTCCCCACAGCAACAGACGCCAAGCCACCTCGGTTTAGGAAAAGGATGGTAACAGGCTCCAGTTTGACACAAAAAGCGCAAAAAATCTCCTCATATTTCAGGGCAACAGCACATCAGAGAAGTGGACAAACTGCACCAAAAGCAGAATTTCAAACTTTGAACTCTCTTGCTGAATTCTTTGACCTCATGTCATACTTGGATAACACAGTAGCAGCAGCAGCTCCACGCACAAGAGAGTTTGTTTGGACTGGAGCTGACGTGAAAGATGGCTCGTTGGATGAAATGAGCGAGAATGAAGAAGGATGGAGTCGGAACCAGGAAAGCCTGCTGGAGATTCGGTCAACCGTGGAGGGTTTGGGGTGTCGGACTGAAGCTGGGACATGCAGGCGGGAACAAGGTGACGTGAGTTGGAGCTTCACCAGTCGGCCTCTGTGTGACCCAGT TGTGTCCCAGAGGAGGTACAGGCTGAGCCGGGCAGTGCTGAACAGTCGGTTCTTCAGCCTGCAGGGGAACAGACAGGCGGTATGCGTTGACTACATGCCAGCCCTCCGCTCCATCAGTCGCTCTTCGAGGCAACAAGGTGACGAACCAGTCAG
- the LOC133634020 gene encoding ATPase family AAA domain-containing protein 5-like isoform X2, which translates to MPNKLKRTKRSLRNSLCGHEEQRQRVEPMPLVLVGATSANSVLACPSKEEAYLTECDRSTNDEVKVATTLVSSSDGRPPPHSEDVTGVRQNLACLTSSSLHSCLMDIQASSPTFPVQTVFATLQRKARERLEDYGRTDEKRKQELESCEKASKRLRSKNVTAVGSCVAMETTEPRVSRLSRTRKLKQQVVAEHKPSHAEMNQPRDVNQNDTGCDNVLWTDKYSPQCAGQLIGNSLQVNKLHSWLKKWKQRADCDERRPAEQIKPNIKSGGTVSTEDSWDCGDFQGEAGSEQPTPCNAMLITGPSGSGKTASVYACARELGFKVFEVNSSSQRCGRQILCQLKEVTQSHLVETAGKDLLKPAYFNNSSKGSSSQRETLAGKLSAPKKVRQKCGRLRRARKESPAAVSLKNFFKMKAKADQLCSLSPSETLEDSPSGSHQTVQQIKKGAMSLILFEEVDVQFEDDVGFLAAIKMFMATTKRPVVLTSNDPTFRKRFSSSLEEVVFKTPSAMHVCSYLQLVCLAEGVKMELDEVQSLHMLTRGDVRRCLLQLQFWVNSVKGLPEEHPCCTNVEGERWIYRSAGCTASMLGLHPVRHLLNPLKGSSWTEAHMNKLTESWRRNVPLLYSNLELLVAIRAPLGTAVPTATDAKPPRFRKRMVTGSSLTQKAQKISSYFRATAHQRSGQTAPKAEFQTLNSLAEFFDLMSYLDNTVAAAAPRTREFVWTGADVKDGSLDEMSENEEGWSRNQESLLEIRSTVEGLGCRTEAGTCRREQGDVSWSFTSRPLCDPVVSQRRYRLSRAVLNSRFFSLQGNRQAVCVDYMPALRSISRSSRQQGDEPVRCLNYLYNLHLGLSKSTLHLMAENFSSKSLANLSKLPH; encoded by the exons atgCCAAACAAACTGAAACGAACTAAAAGGAGTCTCCGGAATAGTTTGTGTGGTCATGAAGAGCAACGTCAAAGAGTCGAGCCTATGCCGTTAGTTTTAGTCGGCGCGACATCGGCTAATAGTGTATTAGCATGTCCGTCAAAGGAAGAAGCATACTTGACCGAATGTGACAGGAGCACGAACGACGAGGTTAAAGTCGCAACAACGTTAGTCAGTAGCAGTGATGGACGTCCTCCTCCTCACAGTGAAGATGTTACAGGAGTGAGGCAGAACTTAGCATGTTTAACTTCATCATCTCTGCACAGTTGTTTGATGGACATCCAAGCGTCCAGCCCCACATTCCCGGTGCAGACTGTGTTCGCAACCCTGCAGAGGAAAGCCAGGGAGAGGCTAGAAGATTATGGACGAACAG ATGAGAAGAGGAAACAAGAGTTGGAGAGCTGTGAGAAGGCCTCCAAACGCCTGAGATCTAAGAACGTGACTGCCGTAGGAAGttgcgttgccatggagacgactGAGCCCAGAGTGAGCAGACTGAGTCGCACTCGAAAACTCAAGCAGCAGGTTGTCGCTGAACATAAACCAAGTCACGCAGAAATGAACCAACCAAGGGATGTCAACCAAAACG ATACTGGCTGTGACAATGTGCTGTGGACGGACAAGTACAGTCCTCAGTGTGCTGGTCAACTGATCGGGAATTCTCTCCAAGTAAACAAGTTGCACAG TTGGTTGAAAAAATGGAAACAACGAGCTGACTGCGATGAGAGGAGGCCGGCAGAACAAATCAAACCCAACATAAAGAGCGGCGGGACTGTTTCCACTGAAG ATTCATGGGATTGCGGTGACTTCCAGGGTGAGGCTGGCTCAGAGCAGCCTACGCCGTGTAACGCTATGCTCATAACCGGGCCTTCAGGCAGTGGCAAGACTGCGTCCGTGTACGCTTGCGCTCGGGAGCTTGGCTTTAAG GTGTTTGAGGTGAATTCGTCCTCACAGCGCTGCGGCCGTCAGATTCTGTGTCAACTGAAGGAGGTGACTCAGTCGCACCTGGTGGAGACAGCTGGGAAGGACCTGCTGAAGCCAGCTTACTTTAACAACAGCAGCAAAGGAAGCAGCTCTCAAAGGGAAACTTTAGCAG GAAAATTGTCGGCTCCCAAAAAGGTGAGACAAAAGTGTGGACGCCTCAGACGTGCAAGAAAAGAAAGTCCAGCTGCAGTCTCTTTGAAAAACTTCTTTAAGATGAAGGCCAAAGCAGATCAGCTCTGTAGTTTGTCGCCGTCTGAGACACTAGAGGATTCACCTTCAGGCTCTCATCAAACAGTACAACAGATCAAAAAAGGAGCCATGTCGCTGATTCTCTTCGAGGAG gtTGATGTTCAATTTGAAGATGATGTCGGCTTCCTGGCAGCCATCAAGATGTTCATGGCGACCACTaaaagaccagtggttcttacaTCTAATG ATCCGACTTTTCGAAAGAGATTCAGCAGCAGCTTGGAAGAAGTCGTTTTCAAGACACCGTCGGCT ATGCACGTCTGCAGTTACCTCCAGCTGGTGTGCTTGGCTGAGGGCGTGAAAATGGAATTGGACGAGGTGCAAAGCCTCCACATGCTCACCAGGGGCGACGTCAGGCGTTGTCTCCTCCAGCTGCAGTTCTGGGTGAACAGCGTTAAAGGCCTCCCAGAGGAACATCCATGCT GCACTAATGTAGAGGGGGAACGCTGGATTTACCGTAGTGCAGGCTGCACTGCCAGCATGTTGGGTCTCCACCCTGTCAGACATCTTCTGAACCCTCTAAAG GGTTCGTCATGGACTGAAGCACACATGAACAAGCTAACTGAGAGCTGGAGAAGAAATGTACCTCTGCTCTACTCCAACCTGGAGCTGCTTGTGGCCATCAGGGCCCCCTTAGGAACAGCTGTCCCCACAGCAACAGACGCCAAGCCACCTCGGTTTAGGAAAAGGATGGTAACAGGCTCCAGTTTGACACAAAAAGCGCAAAAAATCTCCTCATATTTCAGGGCAACAGCACATCAGAGAAGTGGACAAACTGCACCAAAAGCAGAATTTCAAACTTTGAACTCTCTTGCTGAATTCTTTGACCTCATGTCATACTTGGATAACACAGTAGCAGCAGCAGCTCCACGCACAAGAGAGTTTGTTTGGACTGGAGCTGACGTGAAAGATGGCTCGTTGGATGAAATGAGCGAGAATGAAGAAGGATGGAGTCGGAACCAGGAAAGCCTGCTGGAGATTCGGTCAACCGTGGAGGGTTTGGGGTGTCGGACTGAAGCTGGGACATGCAGGCGGGAACAAGGTGACGTGAGTTGGAGCTTCACCAGTCGGCCTCTGTGTGACCCAGT TGTGTCCCAGAGGAGGTACAGGCTGAGCCGGGCAGTGCTGAACAGTCGGTTCTTCAGCCTGCAGGGGAACAGACAGGCGGTATGCGTTGACTACATGCCAGCCCTCCGCTCCATCAGTCGCTCTTCGAGGCAACAAGGTGACGAACCAGTCAG